TCCCCATGGCCGACAGTATTATCCTGGCGACAAGCCGATTCCATGGGGCAGTCCTCTGGACCCAGGACGAGCATTTCAGAACCCTTTCCGAAGTTCGATATTTTCCAAAACGATAATTTCAGGACCGTTCACACCTTTACCCGGATCGGCAGGATTACCGTCGTGATTCCTTCCCACTGCAAGCGGCGCTGAATGGCGAAAGCCGTCTCATTGTGAAGTAGCCGGTGATAGAACTTTTCCAGCCTGAAGGTGAGTTGTCCGGAAAACACCGCTGAGCGGGGAAACTCCTCCGCAATTTCTCTGCATAATTTTATAGCAGTTTCTACCACGTCGATGCCGGTTGCCATGCGATACTCGGCGGCAAAGCCGAGACGCCGGGCCAGATCCACATATTTCTCCAGCCCTTCTCGCACCGAATCCTCCAACGCCTCCATCTCATGCACACCTTTGAAGGACCCGGAATCGATGACTGCCACCGAGACGAAGACGATATTTTTATAGGTTTCGGGAAAGGTCGTAAGAATTGAGAGCAGGGTGTGGATGCCGAAACCATTGTAGGATGTGACGAGTTGGATGGCGGTGGAATCGTTGGCGTTGAGGGGATCGGTATTGACCGGTCCGCTGGTGGGGAAGTCCAGCAGTGTTTCGTCCAGCTCGGCAATCCCCTTGCGTACCCTGAGATAATGGCTCCTGATCAGGTAGCAGAGCCCGATTACAAGTGACGTGATGACGAGGGTCAGCCAGCCCCCTTCGGTGAATTTCTCCACCGTAGTTATCACCAGGATGGTGGCACAGAGGGCGAGACCCACCAGGTGAACCGACAGGTGCTGCATCCATTTCGGGTCCTTGTCCCGTCGTTTAAGATAGAGCCTGGACATGCCGAGCTGGGACAGGGTAAAGGTGACAAAGACATTGATCGAATACATGACCACCAGTGCGGAGACCGAGCCGCGCGTATAAATGAGGAGGGCAATCGCCGCCCCCCCCATCATGAAGATGCCGTTGCGCATGGTCAGCCGCTCCGACAGGGCGGCAAAGCGGTGGGGGAGCCATGAATCCACCGCCATGTTGGACATTACCCTGGGGCCTCCGACAAAGCCTGTCTGTGCTGCTACCAATAGAAGCGCACCTTCTGAAAAGATGGTGACGAAGGCGATTGCCCCTCCCAGGGGCCAATCGGAGAACAGCATGTCGGCGAGAACGGCGTTCAGCGTTTTGCCTTCTATGGGTTTTACTCCTAAAAGTGCATAGCAGATGAACAGCGCTGCTGCGGTAAAAGCAAGGGATGTGGCCATGTAAAGCATGGTCCGCTTGCCGGTCTTGACTCGCGGCTCGCGCATGATCTGCATGCTGTTGGAAACTGCTTCGATACCGGTATAGGTCCCGCCCCCCAGGGAGTAGGCGCGGAGGAAAAGGAGGGCAATGCCGACGAAGCCCATGGTGGAAAGATCGTAATCCAGTCCGCGCTGGAACTCCTCCGCCAGCGGCCCAAAGCGGTCCCGGTGGGTGATGACCCCGTCCAGCAGCATGGTCAGGTGCATGATGACGAAGACGATGAAGATTGGAGCCATTACGTAGATGGATTCCTTAAGTCCGCGAATATTGAGTACGATGAGCATCAGGGCCAGGAGGCAGGTAAGCGGCACCTTGTACTGGTGGAGATGGAGCGGCAGGTAGCTAAAAATTGCGTCGGCACAGGACGCGATGGAAACGGTAATGGTTAAAATGTAATCGACCAGCAGTGCGCAACCGGATATTACCCCCGCCCGTTGTCCCAGCATGTGGGTGGCCACCATGTAACCCCCGCCGCCATGGGGGAAGACCTCGATGATGCGGGCATAGGCATAGGAAATGATGAAAACGGTGATGGCGGTTGCCAGTCCAAGCACGATTGCCAGATAGGTATGGGAACCCAAGGCACGGAAAGCTTCTTCCGGGCCGTAAGAGGAGGATGACAAGCCATCGGCGCCAAGGCCAATCCAGGCCAGCACCGGAATGAGCGACATCCTGTGGAACAGGGTCGGATCATTGAGCTGTTTAGGGGCGCCTACCACGGCCCGCCTGATTTTATTGGCAACGCCCGGCCTTCTCTGATCAGGACTGTTAGGGCTCACCCCGCCTCCTGGAAGAACTCCATTAGCTTCTGCCCCCCCCTAACAACTATACGATGCGGCGCATCATTTTCAATTGGCCCCTGCCATTGATGGTTTTTATTTCCTTGTTGCACAAAAAATAATCAGCTGTCCCCTGTTGGCAAAATGCCC
This region of Geotalea daltonii FRC-32 genomic DNA includes:
- a CDS encoding APC family permease, producing MSPNSPDQRRPGVANKIRRAVVGAPKQLNDPTLFHRMSLIPVLAWIGLGADGLSSSSYGPEEAFRALGSHTYLAIVLGLATAITVFIISYAYARIIEVFPHGGGGYMVATHMLGQRAGVISGCALLVDYILTITVSIASCADAIFSYLPLHLHQYKVPLTCLLALMLIVLNIRGLKESIYVMAPIFIVFVIMHLTMLLDGVITHRDRFGPLAEEFQRGLDYDLSTMGFVGIALLFLRAYSLGGGTYTGIEAVSNSMQIMREPRVKTGKRTMLYMATSLAFTAAALFICYALLGVKPIEGKTLNAVLADMLFSDWPLGGAIAFVTIFSEGALLLVAAQTGFVGGPRVMSNMAVDSWLPHRFAALSERLTMRNGIFMMGGAAIALLIYTRGSVSALVVMYSINVFVTFTLSQLGMSRLYLKRRDKDPKWMQHLSVHLVGLALCATILVITTVEKFTEGGWLTLVITSLVIGLCYLIRSHYLRVRKGIAELDETLLDFPTSGPVNTDPLNANDSTAIQLVTSYNGFGIHTLLSILTTFPETYKNIVFVSVAVIDSGSFKGVHEMEALEDSVREGLEKYVDLARRLGFAAEYRMATGIDVVETAIKLCREIAEEFPRSAVFSGQLTFRLEKFYHRLLHNETAFAIQRRLQWEGITTVILPIRVKV